A stretch of DNA from Thiohalorhabdus sp. Cl-TMA:
GGGGATCTTCTCGCCGGTCTTGGGGTCCTTGCGCAGGCCGGTTTCCATGGGATGCAGGATCAGGGCGCGAACCTGGGTGGGCTGGCCCTTCTTGGCGTTCCCGACCCGGATACGAGCGGTTCCAGTCTTAGCCATCTTGATTTTCCCCTATCGTATTCTGTGTAGGCCGAAGTCTTTGCGGTCTGCCCGGTGGCTCAGCCGCCGCAGCCGCCGATGGTGACCCGGACTTCCTTGCTGGTCTTGTAGAACTGGCCGTCGGTGGTCTCGGCGACGGCGACGATGTCGGAAGTCTCGTTCATCTTGATGCGGGTGGAGACCTCCGGCCGGCCGGTTTCGAGCATGTGGAAGCGGGCCGTATAGGGGGCCGGGTTCTTGGTCACGAAGATGTGGAACTTGGCCACCTTCCCGGGCTCCAGATCGCTGCTCGCGGTGATGGGCACCACGGCGCCGTTCTCGGCGATGGTGGGCGTCTTCAGGCTGACGTGCCCCTCCTGCACGTCGGTGGTCCCGAGAGCCGTCTGCATGGCGGAATCCATGCTTTCCTGGTTGAAGGCTTCCTTGGGGAACGGGAAGTTGGCGGCCAGGCTCTTGACCGGTTTCAGCAGTCCGGCTCCGGCGGCGGCCACCACGGCACCCGTCGTGCCGAGGGTCTTCAGGAAGGAGCGCCGGCCGGTGTTCTGAGTGTTTGCAACGCGCATCGAGTGGTTCCTCCGTGAATCGGTTTCGCTTCGCCGTTTAATAGTGAAGCGTCATGAGGTAGGCGACGATCTTGTCCACTTCCTCTTCGGACAGGATCTCGTGCTTCCCGAAGGGGGGCATGGAGGTGACCGTGTTGAACTGCTCCGGGTCCCAGATCTGGTTCCGGATGCGCTCCTTGCTCAGCCGGTCGGCGACGCCTACCAGACTGGGTCCGAGATTTCCGGGGAGCTCCCCGCCGGGAATCTCATGGCAGGCCAGGCAGTTGCCCTTCTTCCGGTCGAAGGCGAGGTCCTTGCCCTGCTGTTCCGTACGGCCCAGCTCTTCTCCGTCGTCTTGGGCAATGGCAACGTTGGCGGCGCTGCCGACGACGAGCATGGCGGCTCCCAAAAGCGGGGCGCCGAGCCGGGAGATTACATTGATCCCCATGTGCACTCCTCCTTTGCGGCTTGACTGTAGGGCCGAAGGGCCGAAAACCAGCCCGGGGCCCAAGAATGCATCCTGTATGCCATATTGGGCTGCGGAGCCGCAACCAATTGTTTTCGAGATTCGTCGTTCATTCCTCATTGGGATGCATTATTCTAAATTGTGTATTGCCTTTGGATTACAGAGGCGGGTCGCGCCCCAGGCGCACACTGGCTTTAGAATAGCATCTCCCAGAAGCCTGTCCACAAGCTGAGCCCCTGTAGGAGGCCGATTTTGAAGGAGAAAAGTTTCGTAAATGGGCCCTTAAAGGATTCGAATGCTCAATTTTGGTATATTAATAAACTTTAATATTTGAGTTTTCTTGTACTCAGACGGCGCAGCAAGCTCTGATTCTTCTACTGCAAGTGCCGTACCGTCGGTAGCCGCATTGTCGCTCAAGAAGGCGCGGACGGGTCGGGGGCGCCCTCCGGCTCCTCTTCACCGTCGCTGCCCAGCAGGCCCAGGTTCTTCATCTTGGTGCGCAGCTGTTTGCGGCTTATGCCCAGCAGGACCGCCGCCTGGCTCTGGTTCCAGTTGGTCTTCTCCATGGCGTCGATCACCACCTGCCGCTCGATGGTGGGGAGGTGGTGGGTGGGGAAATCGGCCTTGGCCGAAGCGGCGGGCGGCCTGGAGAGCTCGTGTGGCAGGTCCTCGGAGCCCATCGTGTCGCCCTGGGTCATGACCACGGTGCGCTCGAGGATGTTCTCCAGCTCCCGTATGTTGCCGGGCCAGGGATAGGCCTGGAGGACCGAGAGGGCCTCCGCGGTGAGCACCGGCGGATTGCGGCCCAGCTGATGGGCGAACCGTTCCAGGAAATGGCGGGCCAGCAGGGGGATGTCTTCCATGCGCTCGCGCAGGGGCGGGAGGTGCAGGGGGATGACGTTGAGGCGGTAATAGAGGTCCTCCCGGAACCGTCCTTCCTCAGCGTCCCGGGCAAGATCCCGGTTGGTGGCGGTAACCAGGCGGGCGTTCACCGGCAGGGCGCGGTGGCTGCCGAGGCGCGTGATCTCCCGCTCCTGGAGGGCGCGCAGGAGCTTCACCTGCATGGCCAGGGGCATCTCCCCCACCTCGTCCAGGAACAGGGTGCCCTTGCCCGCCTCTTCGAATTTGCCCGGCCGGGCCTGGTGGGCGCCGGTGAACGCCCCCTTCTCGTAGCCGAACAGCTCGCTCTCTATCAGCTCGCCGGGAAGGGCGGCGCAGTTCACCGCCACGAAGGGCTCCCGGGACCGCGGCGAGGCCGTGTGCAGGGCACGCGCCACCAGCTCCTTGCCGGTGCCCGACTCCCCCGTGATCTGCACGGTGGACGGGGCCGGCGCCACGAGCTCGATGGTGTGCAGCAGCTCGCGGATGGGCGGGCTGTTGCCCACGATGCCGTAGTCCTGCTCGGGGTACTGCGTGGGCAGGGCGTGTCCGGAGCGGTTGAGGAGGTTGCGGACCAGCGCCACCAGGTCCGCTTCTTCCACCGGCTTGGTGAGATAATGGTCGGCCCCGGCCTTCATGGCCTCCACGGCGTGCTCCACGTTGCCGTAGGCGGTGACGATGATCACCGGGAGGTCCGGATGCTCGGCCTTGAGGGCGTGCATGAGGTCCAGGCCGTTGCGGTCGCCCCCCAGCCGGTGGTCGGTAACCACCAGGTCCGCGCCGTGCCGGGCGAACTGCGCAAGGGCCTCCTCGGCGTCCTCCGCCGTCCGGGTGCGGAAGCCCTCGCCCTCCACCCAGGCCGCCATCACCCGGCGCAGATTGCGTTCGTCCTCGACGATCAGAATAGTGCGCTCTGCCATGGCTCCGATTACCCGGTTCTGGGAAGCGTCAGCGTGAAGCGGGCGCCGCCGCCCGGAGCGTCGTCCACCTCCACCTGGCCCCCGTGCTGCAGCACCACCTTGGAGACCACCGCCAGCCCCAGCCCGCTACCGTGGTTCTTGGTGGTCACGAAGGGCTTGAAGATCCGCTCGCGATCCGCCTCGGGGATGCCCGGCCCCGTATCGCGCACGATGATCTTGCGCGTGCTGCGGGGTCCGGGCTCCAACCATACGCTTACCCGGTCCCCCGGCTCCAGGGCGTCCAGGGCATTGGTCAGGAGGTTCACCAGCGCCTGGTGGAGGAGCTGGGCGTCCACCGGACACCGTTTCTCCTCGGAGCAGCGGCAGTCCAGCGTCACCCCGGCATTGGCGTAGTCGTTCTCCAGGCGGCCGCAGGTATCCCTGATCAGGGCGCACAGATCGCGCTCCTCCAGCTGGGGCTCGAAGGGTCGGCTGAAATCGAGGAAGCCCTCGGTCATCTCGTAGAGCCGGTAGACTTCCTCCTCGATGATCTCGGAGAACTCGGCCTTCTGGGAGGCCTCCGGGTGACGGCGCAGATAGCGGGCGGCGCCGCGCAGGCTGGACAGCGAATTGCGCAGCTCGTGCGCCACGTGGGCCGACATCTCGCCGATGGTGGCCAGGCAGTACTGGGCCTGCTGCTTGCGATGCAGACGGTCCAGCTCGATCAGGTAGCTGCTGAGGGTGGAGCGGAGGCGTCCGAAGCCGTGCTGGAGGCGCGCCAGCTCGTCGCCGGCGGGCGGGCCGCTCTCGTCCTCGCTGCCGGCGGTGGCGAACTCCCGCTCCATAGCCTCCACCTGTCCGGTTAGGCGTCGGATGGGCCGGGTGACGAAGCCCGAGACCAGGAAGGCGCCGGCGGTTCCCACCACGCCGGTGAGCAGGCCCAGCCACAGGAGCTTCTGCAGGGTCGCCGACAGGTTCTCGGCGACGATCTGCTGGAGCTCCTCCGGGTCGAAGCGCACATGGACCCGCCCCAGGAGCTCGTCGCGGACGTTGATGGGATGGCTCGCCGTCTTCAGGAGCTTGCTGGAGGTCAGAGGCAGCAGGTCCAGGGCCGAGGAGGAAGGGGACGCAGGTGCGCTGTCGCTGGCCCAATCGGGCCGTTTCTGTCCCAATTCGGACAGCTTGGTGGAGGCCAGGGTCCGCTGGGTGGCGTCGGTGATCACCACCGCCTCCACGGCGCGGTTGCTGCCCGCCTGCTCCACCAGGGTCTGGAGCGCGGCCAGATCGGTGGTGAGCAGGGGGCTGCGGGCGCTGGTGGAAAGGTCCCGGACCATGCGGAGGTTCTCGGAGACCAGCTGCTGCTCGAGGTCCCGGTTCACGGAGGTATACACCACCAGCGCCACCGCCAGGAAGATGCCGGTGATCAGCAGCAGGACGTACAGGGCGCCCTTGGTCTGCAGGGGCAGTCGCTGGAAGCGGCTGATCATTCCCGCCTTCCTTCGGTGCTCGTGGTCCGGTCCGCGGGATCCAGCAGGTTCAGGGGGGTAGACGGCGTGCCATGGCGGCGCTCCATCGCCCGGATCACATCGTAGTCCGCATCCGTCGTGGCCACGAAGCCGTTCACGTCGCTGCCGATGGCCCGCAGTACGGATTCGGCCTGGAGACTGGTAAGAATGCCGGTGAGGCGCCGGCGGAAGGCGGCGTCGATCCCTCGGTTGGCGGCCAGCAGATACTGGGGGATGGGCCGGGAATAGCGGAGTGCCCGCAGCACCCCCTTCTCCAGGAAGGGCCGGGCGGAGGACTCGTCCACGGCGGTGGCGTCGAAGAGGTCCGCGGCCACCGAGTAGAGGGCATTCTCGTTGGATCCGAGGGTGCGCTTCTCGAAGAAGTCCCGGCCCGGATTGAGGCCGGCCTCCGCGAACATGGCCTCCGGAACCAGGCGCGATGCGGCGCAGACCGGATTGCCGTAGGCGAACCGCGCCCCCTCCAGCTCCTCCAGACGGGCATAGGGGCTGCCGTCACGTACCACCACCACCGTGCGGAAGGTGCTCTGCCCGTGACGCTCGAGCCGTGCCAGGGCGGTCAGTGCCCCTTCATCGGCCAGGCGCGTGTAGATGAGCGGACAGAGGTAGGCGATCTGCGGCCGGTCCTGCCGGGCCAGGCGGAGCAGGGATTCCAGGTCCCCCGCCACCCGCGCTTCCACCGGAATGTCGAGGGCCTTTTCCAGGTGCTGGGCCAGGGGCTGGAACCGTGCGTAGACCTGATCGGCGCTGGACAGGGGCGGCAGGAGGAGGCGGAGCCGCTCGGGGGGCTCCGCGGAGGCGGTCGGCGCCCCGGCCAGCAGGAACAGCCCCGCCAGGAGCGGCAAACCGCGGAAGAAGAGGCGTTTGGCGAGTCTAAGGGGCGCCTGCATGGGATTCCTTGCGGGGAAGCGGGGGGGGCCGGCGCGGGGCCCGCCCTATAACTGAAGCTCCTTGATGCGCGCCCGGATCAGGCCAAGCTGATCCGAGCTTTGCTCCTGCGCCAGCCGCTCGGCCAGGCGCAGCTGCTCCAGGGCCTCGGCGCGCTGCCCCAGCAGCCAGCGGGCCTCGGCCTCCGCGCGATGGGCCTGGATGGGCTGATCGGTCCGGGCGTAGGCCTCGGCCAGGGCGCGATGGGCGGAGGCGCGGTCCGGATAGTCCCGGGTGACCTCCACCAGGGTGCGCAGGGCTTCGGAGGCATTGCCCTCGGCGAGCTGCGCCTCCCCGAGCTGTTCCCGCAGCTCGGGCGCGTCCGGGCGGAGCTCCAGGGCAGAGCGGATGGCTTGCACCGCCCCGCCGGGCCGTCCGGCGCTCAGGAGGAGCTCGGCCAGGGCGCTGCGGTAGGCCACCTCTTCGGGGGCGTCCTCCATGAGGCCGCGCAGGATGCCGATGGCTTCCTCGGTGCGTCCGCTGAACCGGGCGGCCAGGGCCAGCCCGTAGCGGGCGGAATGGTCCTGGGGCCTCCGCTTCACCGCCTCCCTGAAATGGTTATAGGCTTCCTGGCTGGACTCCGCGCTGATGGCGCGCATGCGGGCGCGGATGCGCTGGAAGGTGTCCTCGCCCAGCGGGGTGGAAGCGGAGGCGGCCTGCATGCGGCTGGCGCGGTTGCGCGCGTCGGAGATCCGATTCGTGGTCAGGGGGTGCGTGGACATGTAGGCCGGGGGCGACTGGCCCTGGAGCTGCGCCCAGTTCTGCAGCTCCTCGAGGAAGGCCGGAAGCCCCTCCGGGTCGAAGCCGCTGGCCGCCAGATAGCCCACGCCCAGGCGGTCCGCCTCGTGCTCGTGGCTGCGGCTGTAGGAAAGCATCTCCTGCTGGGAATAGGCGCTCGCGCCGGCAACCAGCGCCTGGGCGGCCTCTCCCTGTCCCTGCATGCCCGCCATCACCCCCGCAAGCACCAGCAGCAGGGATTCGAGCTGGGTCTGCTGGCTGGCGGCCACCTGCCGGGCCATGTGGCGCTGGGTGATGTGGGCGATCTCGTGGGCCAGCACGCCGGCCAGCTCGGCGGCGGAGTCCGTCGCCTCGATCAGGCCGGAGTGGAGGAAGATGTAGCCGCCGGGCACGGCGAAGGCGTTCAGGCTGGGGTCCTGCACCACGTAGAAATGGAACGGGTAGGCGTGGAAATCCGTCTGGGCGGCGATGCGGTGACCGATGGTGCGGACGTACTCCAGGATCTCCGGGTCCTGCACGAAGGTCAGCTGCCGCTGCGCCCGGCTCAGGAATCGTTTGCCGATCTCCCTTTCCTGGGTGGCGGTGAGCGCGCCGCCGGTCTGGCTGCCGAGGGAGGGGAGCTGGTCCGCCGAAACGGTCGGTGCCGATCCGAGCAGGCCCATTAATAGAGCCGCCAGCACGCGGCGGGCCTTACGTGTGCGCAGGGAGGTCCGGAGGTGGGGCATGGTCGCCATGGGTCGGTCGGAAAAAAATCGGTACCCAACAATACTGCGTGCTATTAGGCCCTGACCGGAGCCTCGAGTTCCTGCCTGTCCCGGAAAGGGACACCCGGCTCAGTCCGGATCGCGCCGCCAGTGCCCGGAGCGGCCCCCGGATTTTTCCACCAGCCGCACCTGGTCGATTTCCATGGCCCGGTCCATGGCCTTGCACATATCGTACACCGTGAGCAGGGCCACGTTGACGGCCGTGAGGGCTTCCATTTCCACACCGGTGCGGTTGGCCGTCTTGACCGTGGCCGTCACCCGCACCGCAGACGGCCGATCCTCGTCCCGGAAGTCCAGCTCCACCGAGGTGATGGGCAAGGGGTGGCAGAGGGGGATCAGGGTACCGGTCTGCTTGGCCGCCTGGATACCAGCGATGCGCGCCACGCCGAGCACGTCCCCCTTGGCCACCTGGCCGGCCCGGATACGCTCCAGGGTGGCGGGGTCCATGCCGATCCGGCCCTCCGCCACGGCCGTCCGCTCGGTAACGGCCTTGTCGCCCACGTCCACCATGCGGGCGTTGCCTTCGGGATCGAAATGGGAAAGGGGGTCTTCTGCGCTGGTCATGGGGCTCCTCCCGGAAAATACACAAAGGGGCCGGGAAGACAGTCCCGGCCCCGGAATGGGGATAGGTGCCGAAATCGCCCCCGGGCGCGCCCCCGGGAACCAGCGCGGCGGGCGCTTACTTGCCCCGCCCCGGGGCGGAAGCGTAGTGGAACATGGTCTCCCGGTCCCGCCACATCTTCTCTTCGAGCAGCTCGTCGGGAACGGTGAAGAAATGCGACCGGTCCGCCGGCTTGGTTTTGACGATCTTGACCACGTCATTATACGCCATCTTGCGGAACAGGCCGTCATTGTCCGTGGACCTGACGATCATGAACTCATCGAACAGCTTAAATACATAGAAGTTCCCGGGGCGGAGCTTTCCGTTGCGGTCCTTGTAAGTAACCGTAATCCGGGTGTTTTCCTGGAATTCGCTGCGGTCCACCGTCAGTCCTCCTGGGGTAACGTAGCCTTCCCGAGAGCGTGGGCCCGGATCGGACCCGGCCGGTTTGGGGCCATGCCCGGGTGGACGTACAATCCATGGGGGAATTCGCTAAGCGAGGTCAAGCTAGCACGGGGGTTCGGGGGCAACAAATAAAGGGCTTTGATCCCCGAATTAAAATTACTGCCTTGCCAGGGGGCAGGGCAATCGCCAACATTGCCCGTTCTCAAAAACCCCCGATCACCTCGCGTCTTCCGGGGGTTCGGCGGGTTGGCGGTCTGGGCTGCATCTGGAGAACTATCATGCTGGCCGTGGAAGATGCCCGGAACCGAGTCCTGCAGGAAATCGTGTCCAGCCCGGAGAGCGAAACGGTCCCGACGGCCGATGCGGCGGGCCGTTACCTGACCGAGGCCCCCCTGGCCCGGGTGGGGAGTCCGGCCTTCGACAATTCGGCCATGGACGGCTACGCCTTGCGCGCCACCGATCTGGGCGACGATGGCGGCGAGCTGCCGGTGGCCTTCACCGTGGCCGCCGGCGACGACCCCCAGGCGCTACCGCCGGGCGCGTGCGCCCGCATCATGACCGGAGCCGCCATCCCTTCCGGCGCGGACAGCGTGGTGATGCAGGAGAAGGTGACCGCCCTGGAGGGACGGGCCCGCTTCGGCGAGCGCCCGGCGGTGGGCAGCAATATCCGCGGCAGCGGCGAGGATGTGCATCCGAATGCCCGGCTGGCGGAGCCGGGGGAGCGCATCTCCCCCATCACGGTCTCCGCCCTGGCGACCGCCGGCGTGGGCACCGTCCGGGTGGCCCGCAGGCCGTGCGTGGCGGTGCTTTCCACGGGATCCGAGCTAAGTGATCCCGGGGAGCCCCCGGCGCCGGGCATGATCTACGACTCCAACCGCTTCGCCCTGCTGGCCATGCTGCGCCAGATCGGGGTCGAAGCGGTGGACGGCGGGCGGGTACCCGACGACCTGGATCTCCTGCGCGCTTCCATGGACAGCGCCGCCCAGTACGACGCCGTCATCACCAGCGGCGGGGTGTCCGTCGGCGAGTTCGACCACGTCAAGCGGATCCTGGAGGAGAAGGGCGAGATCGGCTTCTGGAAGGTGGCCATCAAGCCCGGCAAGCCCTTCGCCTTCGGACGTCTCGGCGGCGCCTACTTCTTCGGGCTCCCGGGGAACCCCGTTTCATCCCTGGTTACCTTCCAGCAGTTCGTGCGCCCTGCCTTAATCCACTGGATGGGCGGCACTCCGGTTTCGGTCCGGGTGTCGGCAATGGCGGGGAGCGAGTACCAGCGGCCACACACGAGCCGCACCGAATTCTTGCGCGCCCGTCTGCAATGGGACGGCGGGCGGCTGGTGGCCAGCCCCCTTACCCGGCAGGGCTCCGGGATGATCTGGGGCATGAGCCGCGCACACGCGTACATCGTCGTGGAGGCGGGCGATCACGGCTTCCAGGCCGGCGACCCGGTGGTGGTGGAGCCCATCAGCGACTGGTGCAGCTTTGGCGAGCCGCAATCTAGGGGCGAATAATGACTGCGAGCGGATTGACCTACTATTCGGATCCTGAGCACTACGAGGACCATTCCCGCCAGGAGGTGAAGTACACCACCTGCTATATGTGCGCCTGCCGGTGCGGGGTGAAGGTGTATGTGGAGGACAACAAGCTCCGCTACCTGAAGGGCAAC
This window harbors:
- the soxX gene encoding sulfur oxidation c-type cytochrome SoxX; amino-acid sequence: MGINVISRLGAPLLGAAMLVVGSAANVAIAQDDGEELGRTEQQGKDLAFDRKKGNCLACHEIPGGELPGNLGPSLVGVADRLSKERIRNQIWDPEQFNTVTSMPPFGKHEILSEEEVDKIVAYLMTLHY
- a CDS encoding M48 family metalloprotease, whose product is MATMPHLRTSLRTRKARRVLAALLMGLLGSAPTVSADQLPSLGSQTGGALTATQEREIGKRFLSRAQRQLTFVQDPEILEYVRTIGHRIAAQTDFHAYPFHFYVVQDPSLNAFAVPGGYIFLHSGLIEATDSAAELAGVLAHEIAHITQRHMARQVAASQQTQLESLLLVLAGVMAGMQGQGEAAQALVAGASAYSQQEMLSYSRSHEHEADRLGVGYLAASGFDPEGLPAFLEELQNWAQLQGQSPPAYMSTHPLTTNRISDARNRASRMQAASASTPLGEDTFQRIRARMRAISAESSQEAYNHFREAVKRRPQDHSARYGLALAARFSGRTEEAIGILRGLMEDAPEEVAYRSALAELLLSAGRPGGAVQAIRSALELRPDAPELREQLGEAQLAEGNASEALRTLVEVTRDYPDRASAHRALAEAYARTDQPIQAHRAEAEARWLLGQRAEALEQLRLAERLAQEQSSDQLGLIRARIKELQL
- the glp gene encoding gephyrin-like molybdotransferase Glp; the encoded protein is MLAVEDARNRVLQEIVSSPESETVPTADAAGRYLTEAPLARVGSPAFDNSAMDGYALRATDLGDDGGELPVAFTVAAGDDPQALPPGACARIMTGAAIPSGADSVVMQEKVTALEGRARFGERPAVGSNIRGSGEDVHPNARLAEPGERISPITVSALATAGVGTVRVARRPCVAVLSTGSELSDPGEPPAPGMIYDSNRFALLAMLRQIGVEAVDGGRVPDDLDLLRASMDSAAQYDAVITSGGVSVGEFDHVKRILEEKGEIGFWKVAIKPGKPFAFGRLGGAYFFGLPGNPVSSLVTFQQFVRPALIHWMGGTPVSVRVSAMAGSEYQRPHTSRTEFLRARLQWDGGRLVASPLTRQGSGMIWGMSRAHAYIVVEAGDHGFQAGDPVVVEPISDWCSFGEPQSRGE
- a CDS encoding PAS domain-containing sensor histidine kinase codes for the protein MISRFQRLPLQTKGALYVLLLITGIFLAVALVVYTSVNRDLEQQLVSENLRMVRDLSTSARSPLLTTDLAALQTLVEQAGSNRAVEAVVITDATQRTLASTKLSELGQKRPDWASDSAPASPSSSALDLLPLTSSKLLKTASHPINVRDELLGRVHVRFDPEELQQIVAENLSATLQKLLWLGLLTGVVGTAGAFLVSGFVTRPIRRLTGQVEAMEREFATAGSEDESGPPAGDELARLQHGFGRLRSTLSSYLIELDRLHRKQQAQYCLATIGEMSAHVAHELRNSLSSLRGAARYLRRHPEASQKAEFSEIIEEEVYRLYEMTEGFLDFSRPFEPQLEERDLCALIRDTCGRLENDYANAGVTLDCRCSEEKRCPVDAQLLHQALVNLLTNALDALEPGDRVSVWLEPGPRSTRKIIVRDTGPGIPEADRERIFKPFVTTKNHGSGLGLAVVSKVVLQHGGQVEVDDAPGGGARFTLTLPRTG
- a CDS encoding phosphate/phosphite/phosphonate ABC transporter substrate-binding protein — translated: MQAPLRLAKRLFFRGLPLLAGLFLLAGAPTASAEPPERLRLLLPPLSSADQVYARFQPLAQHLEKALDIPVEARVAGDLESLLRLARQDRPQIAYLCPLIYTRLADEGALTALARLERHGQSTFRTVVVVRDGSPYARLEELEGARFAYGNPVCAASRLVPEAMFAEAGLNPGRDFFEKRTLGSNENALYSVAADLFDATAVDESSARPFLEKGVLRALRYSRPIPQYLLAANRGIDAAFRRRLTGILTSLQAESVLRAIGSDVNGFVATTDADYDVIRAMERRHGTPSTPLNLLDPADRTTSTEGRRE
- a CDS encoding sigma-54-dependent transcriptional regulator, coding for MAERTILIVEDERNLRRVMAAWVEGEGFRTRTAEDAEEALAQFARHGADLVVTDHRLGGDRNGLDLMHALKAEHPDLPVIIVTAYGNVEHAVEAMKAGADHYLTKPVEEADLVALVRNLLNRSGHALPTQYPEQDYGIVGNSPPIRELLHTIELVAPAPSTVQITGESGTGKELVARALHTASPRSREPFVAVNCAALPGELIESELFGYEKGAFTGAHQARPGKFEEAGKGTLFLDEVGEMPLAMQVKLLRALQEREITRLGSHRALPVNARLVTATNRDLARDAEEGRFREDLYYRLNVIPLHLPPLRERMEDIPLLARHFLERFAHQLGRNPPVLTAEALSVLQAYPWPGNIRELENILERTVVMTQGDTMGSEDLPHELSRPPAASAKADFPTHHLPTIERQVVIDAMEKTNWNQSQAAVLLGISRKQLRTKMKNLGLLGSDGEEEPEGAPDPSAPS
- the moaC gene encoding cyclic pyranopterin monophosphate synthase MoaC gives rise to the protein MTSAEDPLSHFDPEGNARMVDVGDKAVTERTAVAEGRIGMDPATLERIRAGQVAKGDVLGVARIAGIQAAKQTGTLIPLCHPLPITSVELDFRDEDRPSAVRVTATVKTANRTGVEMEALTAVNVALLTVYDMCKAMDRAMEIDQVRLVEKSGGRSGHWRRDPD
- the soxY gene encoding thiosulfate oxidation carrier protein SoxY encodes the protein MRVANTQNTGRRSFLKTLGTTGAVVAAAGAGLLKPVKSLAANFPFPKEAFNQESMDSAMQTALGTTDVQEGHVSLKTPTIAENGAVVPITASSDLEPGKVAKFHIFVTKNPAPYTARFHMLETGRPEVSTRIKMNETSDIVAVAETTDGQFYKTSKEVRVTIGGCGG